Proteins found in one uncultured Desulfuromonas sp. genomic segment:
- the mshL gene encoding pilus (MSHA type) biogenesis protein MshL → MMRMKALIQASVTLLAAFVLLAGCSPVMTAQPTTPSAALNSFPESSAQPAAAAPVPAAVQQAMMPPLVLGDTPATQPRFDVVAEQVEARAFFAGLVTDTPTNLVVHPDVEGTITLHLKNVTLEEVLTIVRDVYGFHYRAIAGGYQILPNNIQTQIFEVDYLTLKRSGHSLTRVNSGQVSAVSNDNNGNDNDSNSNSSSNSTTSSSGSRITTVSESDFWSGLQQALQSLVGHENGRGVIVQPQAGLVVVRALPQELQMVTDYLNRTQITLQRQVILEAKIIEVELKDGYQTGINWAGLIHNGSNTATIGQVGGGTYFSDGASELAGTNPLVDGLVTSAFGGVFSTTLQFDDFEAFIEAVKSQGDVQVLSSPRISTLNNQKAVIKVGTDEFFVTDISSDTVTGTTTTTTPDITLTPFFSGIALDVTPQISGQGRVTLHVHPTVSEVVDQTKVITVAGQAQSLPLAFSSVRESDTIVEARSGQVVVIGGLMKNSDTREGAGVPLLGDIPGLGHLFRHQKNSTSKSELIILLKPQVVERDTDWNTDIEAARQRMNGLF, encoded by the coding sequence ATGATGAGAATGAAAGCCCTGATTCAGGCCTCTGTCACCCTGCTGGCCGCGTTTGTTTTGCTGGCCGGGTGCAGCCCGGTTATGACGGCGCAGCCTACTACGCCGTCAGCGGCGTTAAATTCCTTTCCTGAATCTTCTGCTCAGCCCGCTGCTGCAGCGCCGGTTCCGGCTGCCGTGCAACAGGCCATGATGCCGCCGCTGGTGCTGGGGGATACTCCGGCGACACAGCCCCGTTTTGATGTGGTGGCAGAACAGGTTGAAGCGAGGGCCTTTTTTGCCGGTCTGGTCACCGATACGCCGACCAACCTAGTGGTGCATCCCGATGTGGAAGGGACGATCACGTTGCATCTGAAAAATGTCACTCTCGAAGAAGTGCTGACGATTGTTCGCGATGTCTATGGTTTTCATTATCGTGCCATCGCCGGGGGCTACCAGATCCTGCCCAACAACATTCAGACGCAGATTTTCGAAGTGGATTACCTGACCTTGAAGCGCAGTGGACACTCACTGACACGGGTAAATTCCGGGCAGGTCAGTGCCGTGAGCAATGATAATAACGGCAACGACAATGACAGCAACAGCAACTCCTCCTCAAACAGCACAACCAGCAGCTCCGGCAGCCGAATCACGACGGTGTCGGAGAGCGACTTCTGGAGCGGGTTGCAGCAGGCCCTGCAATCCCTGGTTGGTCACGAAAACGGCCGTGGAGTAATTGTTCAGCCTCAGGCGGGGCTGGTGGTAGTGCGTGCGCTGCCTCAAGAGCTTCAGATGGTGACCGATTACCTCAACAGAACTCAGATTACCTTGCAGCGGCAGGTGATTCTCGAAGCAAAAATCATTGAAGTTGAACTCAAAGACGGCTATCAGACCGGCATTAACTGGGCAGGGCTGATCCATAACGGCAGCAACACCGCAACGATTGGCCAGGTGGGCGGCGGGACGTACTTCAGTGACGGGGCCAGTGAACTTGCCGGAACCAATCCGCTGGTGGATGGTTTGGTTACGTCGGCGTTTGGCGGGGTGTTTTCCACCACGTTGCAGTTTGATGATTTTGAAGCGTTTATTGAGGCGGTGAAAAGCCAGGGCGATGTGCAGGTGTTGTCCAGCCCGCGGATTTCCACGCTTAATAATCAGAAAGCGGTCATCAAGGTTGGTACCGATGAATTCTTCGTCACCGATATTTCCAGCGACACCGTCACCGGCACGACCACGACCACCACACCGGACATTACTCTGACCCCGTTTTTCTCCGGCATTGCTCTTGATGTCACCCCACAGATCAGTGGTCAGGGGCGGGTCACGTTGCATGTGCATCCAACCGTCAGTGAGGTGGTGGATCAGACCAAGGTGATCACCGTCGCCGGACAAGCCCAATCTCTGCCATTGGCCTTCAGCAGTGTGCGCGAGTCTGACACTATTGTTGAAGCACGCAGTGGCCAGGTGGTGGTGATCGGTGGCCTGATGAAAAATTCCGATACCCGTGAGGGGGCCGGTGTGCCGCTCCTTGGTGATATCCCGGGACTGGGCCATCTGTTTCGACACCAGAAAAACAGTACCAGTAAAAGTGAGCTGATCATTTTGCTCAAGCCACAGGTAGTGGAGCGCGATACGGATTGGAACACAGACATTGAAGCGGCACGCCAGCGGATGAACGGCTTGTTTTAA
- a CDS encoding type II secretion system F family protein has translation MPMFRYTARRPGGEQVTGELELATAAAVASQLSENGLIPIRIEAGRESAEPREKKAFSLSLKRRPKKVRLDDLILFCRQMYSLTRSGVPMMRSLYGLIESSQNLTMQQALRGVIENLESGRDLSGAMAAYPGVFPNLMMRMVQVGESSGNLEESFRQLGEYLEFEKLTREQIKAALRYPTFVIVAIGVAMAILSLFVIPTFEKVFAGLGADLPLPTKIIMGISHFAVAYWPYLLVAVVAAFYLLRSYLRTEKGAYRWDRYKLKLPIVGSILMRATLARFARSFAMGYGSGVPLVQALGYTSRAIENSYLGEKLNEMRNQLERGDTLTRSAANLKIFTPLVLQMLAVGEESGSVDSMLLEVAGFYEREVEYDLKNLTSAIEPILIVIIGAMVLVLALGVFLPMWNLSSLMR, from the coding sequence ATGCCGATGTTTCGTTATACCGCCCGTCGACCCGGCGGCGAACAGGTGACCGGAGAGCTGGAGCTGGCAACCGCCGCAGCCGTGGCCAGTCAGCTGTCGGAAAATGGCCTCATTCCGATTCGCATTGAGGCGGGGCGCGAGAGCGCGGAACCACGTGAAAAAAAAGCGTTTTCCCTGTCGTTGAAACGGCGGCCGAAGAAGGTGCGCTTGGACGATTTGATTTTGTTCTGTCGTCAGATGTATTCGCTGACCCGTTCCGGGGTGCCGATGATGCGCTCGCTGTACGGCCTGATCGAATCGTCGCAAAACCTGACCATGCAACAAGCCTTGCGCGGTGTCATTGAAAACCTTGAATCCGGGCGCGATCTTTCCGGGGCGATGGCCGCCTATCCCGGCGTGTTTCCCAATCTGATGATGCGCATGGTCCAGGTGGGTGAGAGTAGCGGCAATCTGGAGGAATCCTTTCGCCAGTTGGGCGAGTATCTGGAGTTTGAAAAACTGACCCGTGAGCAGATCAAGGCAGCGTTACGTTATCCGACATTTGTCATTGTTGCCATCGGTGTGGCCATGGCCATACTCAGCCTGTTTGTCATCCCCACCTTTGAAAAGGTGTTTGCCGGGCTGGGGGCAGATCTGCCGTTGCCGACGAAGATTATCATGGGCATTTCCCATTTCGCCGTGGCCTATTGGCCCTATCTGCTGGTGGCGGTGGTGGCGGCATTTTATCTGCTGCGCAGTTATCTGCGCACCGAAAAGGGAGCCTACCGTTGGGATCGCTATAAGTTGAAATTGCCCATTGTCGGTTCGATTCTGATGCGTGCTACGCTTGCCCGTTTTGCCCGTTCTTTTGCCATGGGTTACGGCAGTGGCGTACCCTTGGTGCAGGCATTAGGCTACACCTCTCGCGCTATTGAAAACAGTTATCTGGGTGAAAAACTCAACGAGATGCGCAATCAGTTGGAACGTGGTGACACCCTGACGCGCAGTGCCGCCAATCTGAAAATTTTTACCCCGCTGGTGTTGCAGATGCTGGCCGTCGGAGAAGAGAGTGGTTCCGTGGACAGCATGTTGCTCGAAGTGGCAGGGTTCTACGAGCGCGAGGTGGAATACGATCTGAAAAACCTCACCAGCGCCATTGAACCGATCCTGATCGTCATCATTGGTGCTATGGTGCTGGTGCTGGCACTGGGCGTGTTCCTGCCAATGTGGAATTTGAGCAGCCTGATGCGGTAA
- a CDS encoding type II secretion system protein, with translation MNNQKGFTLIELIVVIVILGILSAVAVPKFVDMQGEARRGVLEGIRGSWKSAVMMSHGKWLALGNSPASITVEGKTVEMTDGYPTASTENLADLIDLDGLTVIDTDSDEFSATVTSGALYVNYGDYTFVYGVVTTDAPPVTSKIAEKTP, from the coding sequence ATGAACAACCAAAAAGGTTTTACCCTGATCGAACTGATTGTCGTTATTGTCATTCTTGGCATTTTGTCTGCCGTGGCCGTGCCTAAGTTTGTGGATATGCAAGGTGAGGCGAGAAGAGGTGTCCTTGAAGGGATTCGTGGTTCATGGAAGTCTGCTGTAATGATGTCACATGGAAAGTGGTTGGCACTTGGCAACTCTCCGGCCTCAATTACTGTTGAGGGTAAAACTGTCGAAATGACAGATGGATACCCTACTGCCTCCACAGAAAACCTTGCAGATCTTATTGATTTAGATGGGTTGACAGTTATCGATACTGATTCAGATGAATTCTCTGCAACTGTAACATCAGGAGCTCTGTACGTGAATTATGGGGATTACACATTTGTCTATGGGGTGGTTACAACTGATGCACCTCCGGTGACCAGCAAAATAGCAGAGAAAACACCCTAA
- a CDS encoding GspE/PulE family protein, with translation MVVRKKIRIGDLLVSEGIISEDQLMTSLQTQKSSGAKLGRTLIDLGYITEDRLLEFLSRQLQVPLVDLRLFKFDGELVKLIPETLARRFRVVALTRESNHLLVGMADPTDIFALDKLTALLNQPVEPAVVRESDLLRSLDTVYRRTDEIENIAEELGEELAQTDFNLAELLPDSQLEDAPVVRLLQTLFEDAVQVGASDIHIEPDEAVLRIRQRIDGVLHEQVMKEKRIAAALVSRLKLMSGLDISERRLPQDGRFNIRVKGKSIDIRLSTMPLQYGESVVMRLLDQSGGLLRLDHIGMPPHILARFRRFIHQPHGIVLVTGPTGSGKTTTLYGALNEMNQPEKKIITVEDPVEYRLPRINQVQVNIKVGLTFASVLRTALRQDPDVVMVGEMRDKETAEIGLRAAMTGHLVLSTLHTNDSISTALRLLDMGAEGYVVASSLQAVLAQRLVRRVCTSCSEEDPLDAQQRSWLKEALGTDEVPQGFKKGRGCSQCGNTGYHGRIGVFELLEIDTALADALRRNDSAGFARVAQSQEHFISLADCALEYARQGVTTMEEVVRVAGQVDELEPVEETP, from the coding sequence ATGGTGGTTCGGAAAAAAATACGCATTGGCGACCTGCTGGTTTCCGAAGGGATTATCAGTGAAGACCAGCTGATGACCTCGCTGCAGACACAAAAAAGCAGTGGTGCCAAGCTGGGGCGTACCCTGATTGACCTCGGCTATATCACCGAGGATCGTCTGCTCGAATTTCTGTCGCGCCAGCTGCAGGTGCCGCTGGTCGACTTGCGCCTGTTTAAATTCGATGGCGAGTTGGTCAAATTGATTCCGGAAACCCTGGCAAGGCGTTTCCGTGTTGTCGCCTTGACCCGAGAGTCCAACCACCTGCTGGTCGGTATGGCCGATCCCACCGATATTTTTGCTCTCGACAAATTGACAGCGTTGCTCAACCAGCCGGTGGAACCGGCGGTTGTGCGTGAGTCGGACCTGCTGCGCTCATTGGATACTGTCTATCGGCGCACTGATGAGATTGAAAATATTGCCGAAGAACTCGGTGAAGAACTGGCCCAGACTGATTTCAACCTCGCTGAGCTGTTGCCGGACAGTCAGCTTGAAGATGCGCCGGTTGTTCGCCTGCTGCAGACCCTGTTTGAGGATGCCGTGCAGGTGGGGGCGTCGGATATTCATATTGAACCCGATGAAGCGGTGCTGCGCATTCGCCAGCGGATCGATGGTGTGCTTCACGAGCAGGTGATGAAGGAAAAACGCATTGCCGCCGCTCTGGTGTCGCGTCTGAAGCTGATGAGCGGTCTGGATATTTCTGAGCGGCGTTTGCCACAGGATGGTCGCTTCAACATTCGCGTCAAAGGGAAAAGCATCGACATCCGTCTGTCGACCATGCCGCTGCAATACGGCGAGTCGGTGGTCATGCGTCTGCTGGATCAGTCGGGCGGGTTGCTGCGCCTGGATCATATCGGCATGCCGCCGCATATCCTGGCACGCTTTCGCCGTTTTATTCACCAACCTCACGGCATTGTGCTGGTCACCGGTCCCACCGGTAGCGGTAAGACCACCACGCTGTACGGGGCGCTTAATGAGATGAATCAACCGGAGAAGAAGATTATTACGGTTGAAGATCCGGTGGAGTATCGGCTGCCGCGGATCAATCAGGTGCAAGTCAATATCAAGGTGGGGCTGACCTTTGCCAGCGTGTTGCGTACCGCTTTGCGTCAGGACCCGGATGTGGTCATGGTGGGTGAGATGCGTGACAAGGAAACCGCTGAAATCGGTCTGCGTGCTGCCATGACCGGTCACCTGGTGTTATCGACCCTGCATACCAACGATTCCATCAGCACGGCGCTGCGTCTGCTCGATATGGGCGCGGAAGGTTATGTGGTGGCCAGTTCGTTGCAAGCGGTGCTCGCTCAGCGTCTGGTGCGCCGCGTGTGTACCAGTTGCAGTGAAGAAGATCCGCTCGATGCGCAGCAACGCAGTTGGTTGAAGGAGGCACTCGGGACAGACGAGGTACCGCAAGGATTCAAAAAAGGGCGCGGTTGCAGTCAGTGCGGCAACACCGGCTATCATGGCCGGATCGGCGTGTTCGAATTGCTGGAAATCGATACTGCCCTGGCCGATGCCCTGCGGCGTAACGACAGTGCCGGTTTTGCCCGCGTGGCCCAGTCTCAGGAGCATTTTATTTCCCTGGCTGACTGTGCTCTGGAATACGCGCGTCAAGGCGTTACCACCATGGAAGAGGTGGTGCGGGTGGCCGGACAAGTGGATGAGTTGGAACCCGTCGAGGAAACGCCGTGA
- a CDS encoding AAA family ATPase, whose protein sequence is MYLEHFRLTNPPFSLTPDTDFYFDAATSREAFNVVQVALQQGEGIVKIVGEVGTGKTVMCRKLLNDLPAHMITVYLPNPLMEPQQLYQAVAQELDLNMASGSALNDLLERLNRHLIALSKEGFHVVVCVDEAQTMPTATLEALRLLSNVETEKNKLLQIVLFGQPELDERLAERELRQLQQRISFSYRLQPLDYAGCVGYIDHRLQKAGYLGKPLFSPQALKVLYRSAQGIPRLINILAHKALLAAYGRGETYVRPPLIRAAIADTEAVVPVFRLWMWTAGILVLGLLCFCAGYMMNRWVV, encoded by the coding sequence ATGTACCTGGAACATTTCAGGTTGACCAATCCCCCATTTTCACTGACGCCGGACACGGATTTTTATTTCGATGCCGCGACCAGTCGGGAAGCGTTTAACGTGGTTCAGGTGGCTCTGCAGCAGGGCGAGGGGATCGTTAAAATCGTCGGCGAAGTGGGGACCGGCAAAACCGTGATGTGCCGCAAGTTGCTCAATGATCTGCCGGCGCACATGATTACCGTGTACCTGCCCAATCCGTTGATGGAGCCGCAGCAGTTGTATCAGGCTGTTGCGCAGGAGCTGGATCTCAACATGGCGTCCGGAAGTGCCCTCAACGATTTGCTCGAACGGCTGAACCGTCATCTGATCGCCTTGAGCAAAGAAGGGTTCCACGTGGTGGTGTGTGTCGATGAGGCGCAAACCATGCCCACCGCAACTCTGGAGGCATTGCGTTTGTTGAGCAATGTAGAAACCGAGAAAAACAAGCTGCTGCAGATTGTCCTGTTCGGACAGCCGGAGCTTGATGAGCGCCTGGCCGAGCGCGAACTGCGCCAGTTACAGCAGCGCATCAGTTTTTCCTACCGATTGCAGCCGCTGGATTATGCCGGCTGCGTTGGCTATATCGACCATCGCCTGCAAAAGGCCGGCTATCTGGGTAAACCGCTGTTCAGCCCTCAGGCGCTCAAAGTGTTGTATCGATCCGCTCAGGGCATTCCCCGGCTGATCAATATCCTCGCTCATAAAGCCCTGCTGGCGGCATATGGTCGTGGAGAGACCTATGTCAGACCACCATTGATCCGTGCTGCCATTGCCGATACCGAAGCGGTGGTGCCGGTGTTTCGCCTCTGGATGTGGACCGCCGGTATTCTGGTGTTGGGGCTGCTGTGCTTTTGTGCCGGATATATGATGAACAGGTGGGTGGTATGA
- a CDS encoding prepilin-type N-terminal cleavage/methylation domain-containing protein translates to MNRQRGFTLLELIVVIAVVIILASVVLPKFLRLMHQAEVSAVQGIIGQMRSALSLQMSRGLYRGDDLAAWAADGSKPLYPMYDLLLVPPETYLGVLNTSDRRGCWYDDKNSYELVYVLRDDERVVGGSETPATLRWQIQVIRGPLSAGEQDTLIGLVLQPSSATRWVTD, encoded by the coding sequence ATGAACAGACAACGCGGTTTCACATTACTGGAACTGATCGTGGTGATCGCCGTGGTGATCATTCTGGCCAGTGTCGTGTTGCCGAAATTCCTCCGCTTGATGCATCAGGCGGAGGTTTCAGCGGTGCAGGGGATAATTGGCCAGATGCGTAGTGCGTTAAGCCTGCAGATGTCGCGCGGTTTGTACCGTGGCGACGACCTGGCAGCGTGGGCTGCTGACGGATCAAAGCCGCTTTATCCTATGTATGACCTACTGCTCGTTCCTCCGGAAACTTATTTGGGGGTGCTCAACACTAGCGACCGTCGCGGTTGCTGGTATGATGATAAAAACAGCTATGAACTGGTCTACGTGCTGCGCGACGATGAACGGGTTGTGGGTGGTTCCGAAACTCCAGCCACATTGCGCTGGCAAATCCAGGTGATTCGTGGCCCGTTGTCGGCAGGAGAGCAGGACACGCTGATCGGGCTGGTGCTGCAACCGTCTTCAGCAACACGCTGGGTGACGGATTAA
- a CDS encoding prepilin-type N-terminal cleavage/methylation domain-containing protein has protein sequence MNRTITSQNGFTLVELVVVIVILGILSVTMAPRFFDLGDYQRLAFRDELVSALRYAHKRAVAGSQNVRVVIQADGFSLDYGDAASPVVHPSGGNFVNQNASPVALKPQTVTFNALGQIVEALDEKDGKLEKFAYDGFGITLWGETGCIATQ, from the coding sequence ATGAACAGAACCATCACGTCACAAAACGGATTTACACTGGTTGAACTGGTGGTTGTGATCGTGATTCTCGGCATCCTTTCGGTCACGATGGCCCCCCGTTTTTTTGATCTTGGCGATTACCAGAGACTGGCTTTTCGCGATGAACTGGTCAGTGCCTTGCGTTACGCCCACAAGCGCGCCGTTGCCGGCAGCCAAAATGTCCGTGTCGTGATTCAGGCAGATGGCTTTTCTCTCGATTATGGTGATGCCGCCTCGCCGGTTGTCCATCCAAGCGGGGGAAATTTTGTCAATCAGAATGCTTCTCCGGTCGCATTGAAACCTCAAACCGTGACGTTTAACGCTCTTGGACAGATCGTAGAGGCTCTGGACGAAAAAGATGGAAAGCTGGAGAAGTTTGCTTACGACGGTTTCGGCATTACTCTTTGGGGAGAGACGGGATGTATTGCCACGCAGTAA
- a CDS encoding tetratricopeptide repeat protein, translating to MSLINQMLRDLEERRQKEASNTASITAVSVTRKRRWPWFVAGVALIAGGGVALIGSLSPSPDSVESQPVVVSHTDTTAPVAVVPHEVVEPPTNAVLSLLASETDRELRIVMELRQPVDWHVVQSDPRSVAVAVPLAVHATLNTGSLHWLDHWRQIKTGSTNELIFSASGDMTWNVFSLAGDSQHGWRLVIQGRVEENVTSSAHMQESAPTPQPVAQPVAPKPQPAPAAQHATGTLKKQVTPREQLWSAAQQARQQGNLPEATRVLGELVNVAPDDRNGRFELIKVLLQQRNAEQALQVAESGRQRQPEEPLWLILKARLLAETDQLAEALYALDVDPAPAVSQSPEFYALKAALLQKATRYQDALPIYQHLCGAFPQQPQWWFGRAVTADQVGDQQQARDSFRQALALPGLETQLQLYATQQLQRLGDGN from the coding sequence ATGAGTTTGATCAATCAGATGTTGCGCGATCTGGAAGAGCGCCGCCAGAAAGAGGCGTCAAACACGGCCAGTATCACTGCTGTGAGCGTAACACGCAAGCGCCGTTGGCCGTGGTTTGTTGCCGGAGTGGCGTTGATTGCAGGTGGTGGGGTTGCCTTGATAGGCAGTTTGTCTCCGTCGCCGGACTCGGTTGAATCGCAGCCGGTTGTGGTGAGCCATACAGACACAACCGCACCGGTGGCCGTTGTCCCACACGAAGTTGTTGAGCCGCCGACAAATGCGGTGCTTTCGCTTCTGGCCAGTGAAACAGATCGGGAGTTACGCATTGTTATGGAGCTGCGTCAACCGGTGGATTGGCATGTTGTCCAATCCGATCCGCGTTCAGTTGCCGTGGCCGTGCCGCTGGCGGTTCATGCCACGCTCAATACCGGATCGCTTCACTGGCTTGATCACTGGCGGCAGATCAAAACAGGCTCCACCAATGAACTGATCTTTTCAGCGTCCGGGGATATGACCTGGAACGTGTTCAGTCTGGCTGGCGACAGTCAACACGGCTGGCGTCTGGTGATTCAGGGCCGTGTTGAGGAAAACGTGACCTCTTCGGCTCACATGCAGGAATCTGCTCCAACACCGCAACCGGTGGCACAACCGGTTGCCCCAAAGCCACAACCGGCACCCGCAGCGCAACATGCGACGGGAACCCTGAAAAAACAGGTGACACCCCGTGAGCAACTGTGGAGCGCTGCGCAGCAGGCCCGGCAACAGGGCAATCTGCCCGAGGCAACCCGTGTGTTGGGCGAATTGGTGAACGTGGCTCCCGATGACCGGAACGGGCGCTTTGAATTAATCAAGGTGTTGTTGCAACAACGCAATGCTGAGCAGGCGCTGCAAGTCGCGGAGAGCGGCCGCCAGCGGCAGCCGGAGGAACCACTGTGGTTGATCCTCAAAGCCCGTTTACTGGCGGAGACGGATCAGTTGGCAGAAGCACTTTACGCTCTGGATGTGGACCCAGCACCTGCGGTCAGCCAAAGTCCGGAATTTTATGCCCTCAAAGCCGCGCTGTTGCAAAAGGCCACTCGCTACCAGGATGCGCTGCCGATCTATCAGCATTTATGCGGTGCGTTTCCACAACAGCCGCAGTGGTGGTTTGGTCGTGCGGTTACCGCCGATCAGGTTGGTGATCAGCAGCAGGCGCGTGATAGTTTCAGGCAGGCTTTGGCTCTGCCCGGTTTGGAGACTCAATTGCAACTGTATGCCACGCAACAGCTGCAACGTTTAGGAGACGGCAACTAA
- a CDS encoding pilus assembly protein MshP, whose amino-acid sequence MMTGHKSIHVNQHGFTLVQAIFVLVVLGMLGTYMVTLLGVQQSTSTLAVQQARAYQAARAGIEWAAARIADGKALNNASFVVAGTGCTVTVNVDKVDYSEVGSPGTIYHIASVAVSTGLGKSSPDYVSRTLEVTLQ is encoded by the coding sequence ATGATGACAGGCCATAAAAGCATTCATGTCAATCAACACGGGTTTACCTTGGTTCAGGCCATCTTTGTGCTGGTGGTGCTGGGCATGCTCGGTACCTACATGGTGACTCTTCTGGGGGTACAGCAGAGCACAAGCACTCTTGCCGTGCAACAGGCTCGGGCCTATCAGGCGGCCCGCGCTGGCATCGAATGGGCTGCGGCACGTATTGCCGACGGCAAGGCATTGAACAATGCTTCCTTTGTGGTGGCCGGGACCGGCTGCACCGTGACCGTGAATGTTGACAAAGTCGACTATTCAGAAGTGGGTAGCCCTGGCACGATCTATCACATCGCCAGTGTTGCCGTATCGACAGGGTTGGGCAAGTCCAGCCCTGATTATGTGTCTCGTACGTTGGAGGTGACCCTTCAATGA
- a CDS encoding prepilin-type N-terminal cleavage/methylation domain-containing protein yields the protein MKNQRGVTLVELVVSIVIISIALAGVLMVMNYTTGHSADPVVEYQAVAIAEAYLEEIELQSFLDPGGPAETGRADLDDVQDYHWKAPFGINGESPRDQNGNKLAALAGYSVTVSVTDAVNIGPAVSTVEAKRIDVTVVHPNNGSITLTGYRSAY from the coding sequence GTGAAAAACCAACGCGGCGTGACATTGGTCGAGTTGGTGGTGTCCATTGTGATCATCTCCATCGCCTTGGCCGGTGTGCTGATGGTGATGAATTACACCACCGGGCACAGCGCGGACCCCGTGGTTGAATATCAGGCCGTGGCCATTGCCGAGGCCTATCTCGAAGAGATCGAGCTGCAATCCTTTCTCGATCCCGGCGGTCCGGCGGAAACCGGACGTGCTGATCTGGATGATGTGCAGGATTATCATTGGAAAGCTCCTTTCGGAATCAATGGCGAGTCGCCGCGAGATCAAAATGGTAACAAATTGGCCGCCCTTGCCGGTTACAGCGTTACAGTGTCTGTAACGGATGCCGTGAATATCGGACCGGCGGTCAGCACCGTGGAGGCCAAAAGGATCGACGTGACAGTGGTCCATCCCAATAACGGCAGTATAACCCTGACCGGCTACCGGAGCGCGTATTGA
- a CDS encoding type II secretion system protein, whose product MRNQKGFTLIELVVVMVILALLAAVAVPKFLDLQRQAEAASVKGVVGNIRSALSIRVARALVSGEDLQDLADNLYPMSLLSTVPEPYEGRGDSVPADRGVWYEGNGSHDLYYTLRNGDIVSNPTTADYLRFEIEVVQEDIDGDGTQEDVGLVFEKYDNTNIIDADTDSSNDADFDWNY is encoded by the coding sequence ATGAGAAACCAGAAAGGTTTTACACTGATCGAGCTGGTCGTGGTCATGGTTATCCTGGCTTTGTTGGCCGCAGTTGCCGTGCCCAAATTCCTCGATCTGCAGAGGCAAGCCGAAGCCGCTTCGGTCAAAGGGGTGGTGGGTAACATCCGCAGTGCTCTCAGCATTCGCGTGGCGCGAGCACTGGTATCCGGTGAAGATCTGCAGGATTTGGCTGACAACCTGTACCCGATGTCATTGCTGTCCACCGTACCGGAACCTTATGAGGGGCGTGGCGACAGTGTGCCAGCAGATCGCGGTGTCTGGTATGAGGGCAACGGCTCTCACGACCTGTATTACACGTTGCGTAATGGCGATATTGTCAGCAATCCGACCACTGCCGATTATCTGCGCTTTGAGATTGAGGTGGTGCAGGAAGATATCGATGGCGACGGCACACAGGAAGATGTCGGCCTGGTGTTTGAAAAATACGACAATACCAACATCATTGATGCCGATACCGATAGTAGTAACGATGCTGATTTTGACTGGAACTACTAA
- a CDS encoding type II secretion system protein, protein MNKMLLPLMSSLRSPRQKGRFSAGFTLVELIVVILIVSILATLGGMFISHPIEGYVDLRRRAELVGQAEMALRRMQRDIRAALPNSVRLYTDTDGNGIELLHVVDGGRYRRNMGTSGGDILDFTQADNKFDVLGGLRHAVDGRSYGVVIYNLAATGIVGNAYAGDNRSPGVYNADSTISLDNPTVFPFDSPSQRFFLVDQAVVYHVANGILWRHAGYAIDNVADTPGGGVVVAQHVQSVAFQYAPGTPSRAGLVTITLTLQDGGEQVRLLHQVHVDNAP, encoded by the coding sequence ATGAATAAAATGCTGTTACCTCTCATGTCTTCCTTGCGCTCTCCACGACAAAAGGGGCGTTTCTCGGCAGGTTTTACCTTGGTGGAACTGATTGTCGTCATTCTGATTGTCAGTATTCTCGCCACCCTCGGCGGCATGTTCATCAGTCACCCGATTGAAGGCTATGTTGATCTACGGCGTCGTGCCGAACTGGTGGGTCAGGCGGAGATGGCATTGCGGCGCATGCAGCGGGATATCAGGGCGGCGCTGCCCAACAGTGTGCGCTTGTATACGGATACCGATGGCAACGGCATCGAACTTCTCCATGTCGTCGATGGCGGGCGATATCGCCGCAACATGGGGACCTCTGGGGGGGATATCCTGGATTTTACCCAGGCGGATAATAAATTTGATGTCCTTGGTGGATTGCGCCATGCCGTTGACGGTAGGTCGTATGGTGTCGTGATCTACAATCTGGCGGCAACGGGTATCGTGGGCAATGCCTATGCCGGCGATAACCGTTCCCCCGGGGTCTATAACGCGGACAGTACCATTTCGCTTGATAACCCTACAGTATTTCCCTTTGACTCACCGTCGCAGCGGTTTTTCCTGGTGGATCAGGCAGTTGTTTACCATGTTGCAAATGGCATCCTTTGGCGTCATGCCGGCTATGCCATTGATAATGTCGCCGACACCCCAGGGGGAGGAGTCGTCGTCGCCCAACATGTCCAGTCGGTTGCGTTCCAGTATGCTCCGGGCACGCCGAGTCGGGCCGGGCTGGTGACCATTACGCTGACCCTGCAGGACGGTGGTGAGCAAGTGCGCTTGCTGCATCAGGTCCATGTGGACAATGCGCCATAA